In Sphaerospermopsis torques-reginae ITEP-024, the genomic window GCTAACCAAAAACCTGTATCAACTATGATCATATTTATTGGGTAAGGTATTAGATAAAACTTCTTTATAAGTGGTTGATAAATTTTCTTCCACAGCACAACAACCAATTAATCCAATTTCATCAAATTTCTCATAGATGGTTTTTTCTTGATGATGATTTTCTGGTTGTGGATAACGTTTTTTAAGTAGTTGAATAAAATCAAGGAGTAAGATTTGTGCTTCTTCTGGTAAGCTGTTAATTTCTTGAGATATTTCTGCAAGTTTGATATCCATAATTACTGCCTTTTTTAAATTATGTTACTACTATTATACTGCTTGACGAATATCTTCCCAGTCTTGTGCAGTCATTTCTGTAGCTTCTCCAGAGTTCAAACCTTCTAAAAGCATGGTTTGTAGTTGTTCTTTTGCTCTCTGTTTTTGGTCTTCTCGCACTAATTCCCGAAAGTATTCGCTGACGCTGCTGTAACCACCTTGCGCTACGAGTTCTTCTACGTAAGCTCCCATGTTGTCAGGTAAGGAAATATTCATGCTTTTCATAATGTGACTTCCTGAATGTTGTTTTTTCTATCATGGAGGTTTTTGTCATTTTCTGCTATTGGGAGAAAACACTATTCATGATAGTTGGGTGGTTTGGGTGATGTTGGGTTAACCTAACTTACCAATAGATGATTTAGAGGAACGCAGATAAACGCAGATAAACGCAGATGGAAATTATAATTATTGTTGGGTTTTCTTGCGTTAACCCAACCTACTGACTACTTACTACAAAAATCAACTTACTGACTATTATTAGTTTGAAGTAGTGAAGATAAAAAATTAGACTGTAACCACACAAATAGTTTTAGCCTCATACTATCATTTGGTTTTGATTTATATTCTCCTTTCTGAATTTCTTCTAAAACACTACTATTTAGACTAACTGTTGATTGATCTTTCATTAAATCTTCAAACATAGCTAGTGGAAGCAATACCACATTTTCAACTTCTACATCATCTTTACTAAACCTAATAGTTTCAAATCTATATCTA contains:
- a CDS encoding type II toxin-antitoxin system ParD family antitoxin, with the translated sequence MKSMNISLPDNMGAYVEELVAQGGYSSVSEYFRELVREDQKQRAKEQLQTMLLEGLNSGEATEMTAQDWEDIRQAV
- a CDS encoding DUF2281 domain-containing protein yields the protein MDIKLAEISQEINSLPEEAQILLLDFIQLLKKRYPQPENHHQEKTIYEKFDEIGLIGCCAVEENLSTTYKEVLSNTLPNKYDHS